In Candidatus Cloacimonas sp., the genomic stretch CATAGCCCTATATCTGTCAAATCCTTTTTTGTTGTGTAGCCGGAGGACGCTAATCCTTCGTTTGTTTATTGTGCAGAGCTTCAGCGAGCTCCGGCTACCCAAAATCCTTCTCGCCCTCTCGCCCTCTCGACCTCTCGACCTCTCGACCTTCCGACCTTTTTTATTGACAGCAAATCCGCTATTAAAAATAAAGTAAAAGCCAAAGACATCAAGAGAGGAAAAAATGTCAGGGAAGAGAATATTACTCTGTGTAAGCGGAGGTATCTCTGCTTACAAAGCAATAGATTTAGCCAGCCAGCTAAACAAACAGGGTTGGGAAGTTAAATGTGTGCTAACGGAAAATGCTATGAAATTTGTAACACCTATAAACTTCAGTGCCATAACGCATAATAGTGTGCACACTTCTCTGTTTTCCGATATTGATCCTATTCCTCATATAACCCTATCCTCTTGGGCAGATTTAATTGTTGTAGCTCCCGCAACGGCAAATATAATTGGCAAGGCAGCAACTGGAATTGCCGATGATTTACTTTCCACAATTTTAGTTGCTTCCAATAAACCGGTGCTTTTTGTTCCTGCAATGAATGTGAATATGTATCAGTCCTTAATTGTTCAGGAAAATCTCAGGAAACTAAAGGAGCGGGGAAATTATGTTTTACAACCGGAAACCGGAATGCTTGCCTGTGGCGTTACCGGAGAAGGTAAATATCCTTCCAACACGGAAGTTGTTTATGCTATTAAGACCTATCTGAACTATCAAACTGATTTACAGGGAATTAAGGTTTTGCTTACTGCCGGAGCAACAATTGAAGCAATTGACCCGATGCGTTTTCTCAGTAATCGTTCATCCGGTAAAATGGGTTTTGCGATTGCTCGCGCTTTAGCATTAAGGGGAGCTGAAGTTACTCTTATTTACGGCAATATTCAGCTGGAACTTCCTTATTATTTAAAAGAAGCTGTTTTTTGTGAAAGTGCTGCTAAAATGTATGAAGCAGCTATCACTCGTTACCCTGAAATGGATTGGCTGATATGTTGTGCAGCCGTTGCGGATTATAAACCTAAAGAAACAAAAAACCAGAAACTGCCCAAACAGGAAGAACTAAATCTTGAGCTTATTCCTACAGTAGATATTTTAGCCGAACTGGGAAAAGTGAAAAAGGAAAATCAAATTTTGGTAGGTTTTGCAGCTCAATCCGATAACCTCATTCCAAGCGCTCTGGATAAATATTACCGTAAAAACCTTGATCTTATTTGTGCCAATGATATTCGCTTTGCCGGTAAAGAAGATGACGAACTTATCGTGCAGGGAAAAATTAAGGGCTATCCCACCTTGCCGGAAGACCCCAATCTCAATTCTGTAGTGATGAAAGGGGATAAATTCTCACTGGCTCATAACTTGATTAACATTCTGAAAGAGCTATGAGGCAGATTTTAATAAGCGGAGCCAATTCTCAGATTGGCAGTTACCTGGCTAAAGAATATTACCGGCAAGGATACAAACTGGTATTACTTTATCATAAACGCAATGAACGCATTGAAGAATTATTAGATAAAGAAGGTGTATTTTCCTATCCTGTTGATTTATGTAATTCCGAAGCTGTAAAAGAAGCAGTTTTAAAGGCGGAACGGTCTCTGCAACAAACAACCGATACTGTAATTCATTGTGCGGCAATTCGCAGTTCGGATGCTTTACCACTTTACAAAACAGAGCCACAGCAGTTTGCTGAAGTGCTGCAAACAAATATGATGAGCACCTATAATATCCTTCGTTGGACCTTACCTGCAATGCAGGAAAACGGTTTTGGCAGAGTAATAATTATGGGAAGCGATGTTAGCCAAAAAGGACTAAAAAATGGTAGTGCTTATGCCGCTTCCAAAGCAGGAATAGTAAATTTAGTAAAAAGCGTGGCATTAGAAATGGCAAAATACAATATTCTCATCAATGCTGTTTCTCCAGCTCCGGTAGAAACCAATCTGGAAGAGGATTACAGCGGAGAGTATTTAAACTTCCGGAAGCGCTATTTTGCAGAATATTTAGCCCAAGCCCCTACCGGCAAATTAGTTACTAAAGAAGAAATTAAGAAAGTTATAGACCTGCTGATAGAGGAGAACATTGCTAATCTCAATGGCAAAGAAATCATTATAGACGGAGGTGTATAATGAAGGTTAAGCTCTGCACCATCTTCTTCTTCCTGATTTTGATTGCGAATTTGACCGCAGCGGAAGTTCCTTTTCGGGAAGGAGAAAAACTTACTTTCACGGTTAAATATGGAATAATAAGTGCCGGAGAGGCATCTTTGCAAACTGAAAGTTCTGTTTATCTGGGTGCTCCGGTTTGGCGTCTTTCCACCACAGCCAAAACCTATCCCTTCTTTGATAAAGTTTATAAAGTGCGTGACACAGTAGAAAGCTGGTGGGATAAAAATAATCTTCAGCCCTATAAATTCAGCAAAAATTTACAGGAAGGGCATTACCGTCAACATCGTGTACACCTTTATGACCATTCCTCGTTAAATTCAACCTATAAAAAATGGAACTTCAAAAACAAGGTTTTTGAAAACAGCACAATGGAAATTCCTGCAGGAACTCAAGACATTTTAAGCGCTTTTTATTTAGCACGCACTAAAAATCTGCAA encodes the following:
- a CDS encoding DUF3108 domain-containing protein, producing the protein MKVKLCTIFFFLILIANLTAAEVPFREGEKLTFTVKYGIISAGEASLQTESSVYLGAPVWRLSTTAKTYPFFDKVYKVRDTVESWWDKNNLQPYKFSKNLQEGHYRQHRVHLYDHSSLNSTYKKWNFKNKVFENSTMEIPAGTQDILSAFYLARTKNLQVGKPIIVNITADGRNMPTEILVHRKEQQNTIFGNIECLVIEPKLKGEAIFKQSGRILIWVTNDEYKIPVRLESKITIGSFVAVLKSAQQVPYKIKV
- the coaBC gene encoding bifunctional phosphopantothenoylcysteine decarboxylase/phosphopantothenate--cysteine ligase CoaBC, whose amino-acid sequence is MSGKRILLCVSGGISAYKAIDLASQLNKQGWEVKCVLTENAMKFVTPINFSAITHNSVHTSLFSDIDPIPHITLSSWADLIVVAPATANIIGKAATGIADDLLSTILVASNKPVLFVPAMNVNMYQSLIVQENLRKLKERGNYVLQPETGMLACGVTGEGKYPSNTEVVYAIKTYLNYQTDLQGIKVLLTAGATIEAIDPMRFLSNRSSGKMGFAIARALALRGAEVTLIYGNIQLELPYYLKEAVFCESAAKMYEAAITRYPEMDWLICCAAVADYKPKETKNQKLPKQEELNLELIPTVDILAELGKVKKENQILVGFAAQSDNLIPSALDKYYRKNLDLICANDIRFAGKEDDELIVQGKIKGYPTLPEDPNLNSVVMKGDKFSLAHNLINILKEL
- a CDS encoding SDR family oxidoreductase; translated protein: MRQILISGANSQIGSYLAKEYYRQGYKLVLLYHKRNERIEELLDKEGVFSYPVDLCNSEAVKEAVLKAERSLQQTTDTVIHCAAIRSSDALPLYKTEPQQFAEVLQTNMMSTYNILRWTLPAMQENGFGRVIIMGSDVSQKGLKNGSAYAASKAGIVNLVKSVALEMAKYNILINAVSPAPVETNLEEDYSGEYLNFRKRYFAEYLAQAPTGKLVTKEEIKKVIDLLIEENIANLNGKEIIIDGGV